DNA from Candidatus Bathyarchaeota archaeon:
GATCATACCCCTGATACTTGTGATTTTGGGGGCGTTCTCGATCTTTATGCCTATGATGCCCCGCCACATTATCGGCCTGACGCCTATATCGCTCGGTCTAGGCTTTGCACTCATGATCGTGGGAGTTATACTAACATTCGTCATAGCGATCATTATGGCGATGGCTATCGTCCACATGGTGAAGACTGAAAGCTTCGCAAAGGCCTTCGAGATCAGTGAGATCCTCAAAATAATCAATATGATAGGTTGGGGGAAGTATATTCTCTGGTTGATAGTTATGTTCATCCTCGCCATCATAGTAGGAGCCGCAGGATCTATTCCGGCGATAGGTTGGCTCATCTCACTCATCATATCACCGATATTCGGCGTATTCGCAGCGAGGTCAGCAGCCCTACTATATGTAGACGCTAAAGGTCCAAAAGAGGTTCCTGAGAGAAAGTTTGAGAGGAGATTCTGCATCGCATGTGGATCCGAGATTCCACCTGAAGCAGTCTATTGCACAGTCTGCGGGAAACCTCAACAGGCATAACCTCACATAAACCCTCTAGCCTTTCTTTCAACTACTCCCCTACGATCTGTACAATTATCTCCCTCTTCCTAGGTCGAACATCAAGTTCAACTAAGACTATTTGCTGCCATGTTCCAAGGGTCAACCTACTGTTTATGAATGGAACTGTGAGGCTGGGTCCAAGCATCGAGGCCCTCACATGTGAGTGGCCGTTCCCGTCATGCCACCTCCTCTCATGTTCATAACCTATGCCTTTAGGGAAGAGTCTCTCCAGAGCAGCTGGAAAGTCTCGGAGTAAGCCACTCTCATACTCGATCGTTGTCAAAGCGCCTGTTGAACCTGGAATGAAGACTGTTACAATACCATTTCTTAAACCTGAGTCTCCAACAGCATTCTCAACACTGTCCGTCAAGTCTATCATATCAACCTCGCCTTTGGTCTCCACAGAGATTCTCCTAGTCACCACAACCACAGATCGTCACCTCCAAAGATTTAATGTTAAGATCTGGTGGGTGAGAGATAAACGGATTGAGTCGGGGTAGATGTAGATATGCTGCAACGCTGTCCGTCATATTACTTGCATATTCTCTATGACTGCGTCGGCGAACTTTGATGTTCCTATCGGTTGGACCCCTTCAAGTTGCCTTGCAAGGTCGTATGTCACCCTCCTCTGGCTTATGGTCCTTGCAATAGCCTTCTCAACCTTATCCGCGGCCTCCTTCCAACCTATGTGTCTGAGCATCAGAACTCCTGAGAGTATCGTCGATGTTGGGTTGACTTTGTCCTGGTTCGCGTAGGCTGGGGCTGTTCCATGTGTAGGTTCGAAGACAGCTACCCCAGTTTCGAAGTTTATGTTTGCCCCTGGGGCTAGTCCTAAGCCACCAGCCATCGCGGCGGCTAAATCTGAGATGTAATCGCCGTTCAGGTTTGGGAGGACGAGAACGTCATACTCTCCTGTTCTGAGTATCAGTTGCTGGAACATATTGTCGGCGAGCCTGTCTTTGATTATGATCTTGCCTGGCGGTGCGGCGCCTCTGTATGGGCCTTCAGGTTTAAGTTCACTTTCAGTGACTATTCTGTCTTTGAACTCTGTATTAGCAACCTCGTAGGCCCACTTCATGAATCCGCCCTCAGTATACTTCATTATATTCCCCTTATGGACTATGGTGACGCTTCTTCTGTTGTTTTTGATTGCGTAGTCTATGGCGGCCCTCACTATCCTCTTCGTAGCGTATTCACTTATCGGCTTGATCCCTAGGGCTGAGTCTGGTCTGACCTCGCTCTTCAACTCCTTCCTGAGGAAATCTATGAGTCTTCTAGCTTCCTCTGAACCTTCCTCAAACTCTATTCCAGAATAGACGTCTTCAGTATTCTCTCTGAATATGACTAGGTCTAGCTCTTCAGGATGCTTCAGCCTTGAGGGTGCTGATGGAATATATTTGACTGGTCTCACGCAGGCGTATAGGTCGAGCCTCTGTCTGAGGGCTACATTCAGGCTCCTGTATCCTTCAGCTATTGGTGTCTCTAGTGGTCCTTTGAGGGCTACGACATGTTCTTGGATGGTCTTCAGGGTCTCCTCAGGTAGGGATTCACCATACTCTTTCGTTGCCTTCTCTCCAGCGTAGGCTTCGACCCAGTTTATTCTCCTACGGGTTCCATAAGCGCCTTCAACAGCTGCGTCTAAAACTCTTAAGGCGGCCCTGACGACTTCGGGACCTATCCCATCACCCTCAATATATGGTATGGTTGGTTTATCTGGGACAGCCAAGGTTCCGGAGACGCTGACTATTCTTGAACCCTCAACCTTTATAGTTCTATTCTTCAGACTTGCATCCATCAAAGTTCACGACGTTTGAATCTTTTATTCGGTTGAATGATGTATTTAGTATTTCCCATGTTCGAATCTTCAATATAGGGTTTTGAGCTTTTCTCTCCAAGAAGGAAATTCTTCGGGGCTTGGATAATTTAGAAAGTGTGTCTTGACTCTTCGCATCCTGTTGGAGACTTCTCTGAGCCTGAGGAGGAACCTCAGTCTACCTATGTTTCTGAGTATTCTTCCAGCCTTGTCTGTTAGGCTCAGGTTCAGGTCTCCTTCAAGACTCGCCTTTAGAACATCATCCTCCATAACAAGCTTCTGCGCCATCCCGTAATTCAACTCTTCGTCTGTTAGACTTTGTAGGAAGATTCTGAAGACATCCAATCCAGCCTGTTTGGCACCGTAGGCCGCCATATATTTCAGGTTATAGTTCCAGAGGCCCCGGCTGGTTGCATCGTTCTTCTCCAGGGCTTCAGCCGCAACCTGGGCTGCTATGGCGCCGCTGATCATCGATGGTCCTATGCCTCCGCCATGTATTGGGTTCACGAGGCAGGCGGCGTCTCCTATGAACATAACACCGTCCCCTACCAGACAGTCGAGGGGTCTTCTAGTTGGAACAGTCCCCCCACCTGCATCTTGAACCTTTGAGTCTTTGAATATCGGTTTATTCAATATGTGCTTGTAGAGTTGGGCTTTAGGGTTTGGATTCTCAATGTTTGCTTGGACCCCAACTCCGACGTTGACTTCTCCATTGCTTCTGGGGAAGATCCAGAAGTAGCCTCCCCTAGCAACCTTCTGGTTCAAGTATATGTGGCAGTAGCCTTGCTCAATCTCGACGTTGCTCCTTACCTCTCTGTAACAGACCATGAGGTCCCTCCTGGACACCTCCCTCTCAACATTGAAACCTTCAGGTAGACTCCGCCTGATGGTTGCTGCAACTCCACTCGCATCAATGGTTACTTTTGCCTTCAAGACTCGTCTTCGACCTTGGCTTTGAGTGATTACGCCTTTGACTGTGTTGTTTTCGATGTTCGGGCCGATGACAAGGGTTGAATCGACGAGTTCAGCTCCAGAGTCTGTGGCGTCCTTTAGGAGGCGCTGGCCGAAATTGTATCTGTCAACCATGTAACCCGAGACCCCTGGCCCATCTATGACGAAGACGCTGGAGAGGTCTGGTGAATATATTTTGACGCCGACCATCTTTGAGTCTAACTCATCACCTTTGGGGTGTGGGATCTTTAACTCATCGAAGTGATGGGAGCCTATGGCGTCGCCACAGACCTTCTCACCTATCTTGACTTTTGGTTTACAATCGATCAAACAAACCTTCAGACCCATCCTAGCGGCTTTCGATGCTGCTGTGCAGCCGGCTGTTCCAGCTCCGACGACAACAAGATCATATGTATCAGGCACAAGCTCGACCTCACAGATGACGATTCAGATCAGAGAACCGATCTTTTATCACTTAAATATTTGATGGATGACGTTTCACCGACCTCTTTAGATGGGCCCTAAAGATTTCATGTCAGATGTAGGAATATCTTGAGGATCTCGACTGCGACTTGCCCCCTGACGACATTGCCTTTGAGATATGTGTCCCAGAAGTGGGCTATCGAATGGAAGACTGGATCAGGCTCTATATGTGGTAGAGATATCAAAATGTCATCATCGACCCTGCATATGTCGACGTGAACCCTACATATCCACCTGCTGTATCTGCGTAGCTCAGGATAGTCCTTGGGGAGGTTGAAGGGGAAACCTATTGGGCAGTAGACGGTTGGGCCTGGATGTCCGAAAGGATCTTGGACAACATGTCTGGTCTCGAAACCGTTCGACTCATATAGTTTTATGACCTCCTCAACAATCTTCGTATTGTGGTTAAGATACTGTTCTGGAGTTATCTGGAATGTCTGGTAGTAGTAGGTTTCCTTCGTCAAAGGGTCTTGGAAGCTTGCTGTCGAATAGTAATTTTCAACGTCGACTTTTCTGGGGATCCATGTCCAGTCAACAGGCTGTGTTTGAATATACTCTATTCTAGAGTATGGTTCCATCCACACCGCCTACAATCGATACATAATCTAAAATGGTAAACATATTAATTAAGATGTTTTCATCATTTGGATGGCCGGTGCCTATTTATTCTGTGGCTTCACTCATCCGATATGTGTCTTCAATATCTGGGTGCTTGGCCGGTCATGCCGATATTTAGCCTGGAGATAGGATGCTATGGAAAGTATTCATTTGATTTTGATCCATCGAACCTTTTCCAACCCAACAAGACTCACAGACGGGGAACTGACCTAGCTTCATTCCAGCCGGGAACGTGTTTTCAATTAGCTTGCCGCCGTATAGATTATAGCGTTACTGTTCAACTTGAATGGAGCAGTCAAGAAGGTTATCAGGCCAGATCCTTTGCCGTATTGGGATGGGTTTGGTTTGACGCGGGTTTGTTGGCGCCCCTCGCCAGGGGAGGCCTGCTTGCGCACCCCTTAGGGCGGGATTTGAACCCGCGTCACGTCTCCTCTTCGAACGATGTCGCACGGGTGACAGCCGTACATTCTAGACCCGCATAGGGCCTACTAGGCCAGACTATACTACCTTTATGCACCTTCTTTGAGGTTGGGCACGGCCAATCCTAGTCTGGCCACCCTCCTAATAGATTTAGAAGGAACTTTAAAGCCTTTCGAGTAGCGTTCAGGCTCGTTGATTCGAATACATTTGACGGTGCTCGATTGTTGCTCTTCTTATAGGCTGAAAGTTTTTAGGGCACAAAGAGGAGTAGGTGCTGTTTGGGCCCGTAGCTTAGTCAGGTAGAGTACCGGGCTTTTAACAGACTCGGAGGCCACCCGGAGAGGTTTAAACCTTGGGTTAGGGTCCCGGGTTCAATTCCCGGCGGGCCCGCTATATCATTTGGGTAAAGCAAGGCTTTCATCTTGAGGTGGGGTTGAGGAACTGGATGCAAATCTGGTTTAGACCTCTCAACAGTTGAAACGAGTGAAAATGTGTGAGAACTTCCGGTTTTAATTCAGGAGTGGGGTGTAAATGGTTCTTCGGTTAAGTTTTGAGTATGTTACGTGCATTTGAGTGCTGATATGCTGGAGAGAACATGTATGTGTGTGTGGCAGTCACCCCCCACCCCCCCACCCCCCTAGTGGGGTCGGAGGCTTACGGAAGTGATGTTGCATAAGAGGCGTTCCGATTCTGGATAAATGGGTCTCAACGGTTTTCACAATGTCCCTAAATGGGTTAGGCTGGTCGTCGATGTCCCTGTAATGTCTATAAGCTCTTATGTGTTACATTAAGTAATACAAAAGAGTTTACAGGATGTGTTCTTTGAGTTCGACGTTAACAATTAGAGTACCGAAAGAAGTCAAGGAGAAATTGAGAAAGTTTGATGTGAAATGGAGTTTGGAGATCAGGAGATTTCTGGAGGAGAGGGTTAAGCAGCTTGAGTCACTCTCGGTTATGGAAGAGATTTCAAAGAGGAGTGTAAATCGTAGGATCGAGATCGATAGTGTCAAACTCATCCGCGAGGACCGTGAGAGGAGATGATAGTCCTCGACGCATAAGTCCTGGTCAAAATCATTATTGAGGAGTCGGGCTCCCATGAAGCCAGGGAGATAGTCTCCAGCGCACTCAACAGTGGAATGGAAGTCATAGCGCCAGATATTGCTCTGTCGGAATCTCTAAACGTTCTGTGGAAACACTGCTTCATAGTCAAGGACTTAAAGTCAGATGAGCTGGTGGCAGCTGTTGAAGACCTCTTGGCCCTGTGGAATGGTTTGAAGGAGTGCCCCATATGTTCGGTAGCGAGAGAAGTCATCCAGATTGCATCGTCCCTATCAATAACAGTCTATGATTCAATATATTTAGCGGTGGCTAGATTCTATAAGTCGAGACTTTTCACATTTGACCGGAACCTGGAAGAGGCAGCGTGGAAGCTGGGTATATCAACGTTACCAGGCTGAGATACCAACCCAATTCTGACCAAAAACTTCAAACATGTTTCAGACTCGTTTAATGTTGGGGTTGGAGGTTCAGTTGGAGCCTATTCTATTAGCCGCCCTCGCTGTTCTTCTCTTCTTCTCATTCTGGAATGGCTTCACAGACGCAGCGAACGCTATCGCAACGGTTGTTGCGACGAGGGTGTTGTCGCCGATTCAGGCGGTGGCCCTATCGGCTGCAGGAAATTTCGTAGGTATGTTCTTCTTTCCAACAGCTGTGGCGGTGACTATGGGTGAGGGGATCATTAGGGCCGACCTGATAACGGCTGAGGTTCTCATCGCCGCCCTGCTGGGTGGGTTGGCGTGGGACGTAATGACGTGGTGGCTCGGTCTACCTGTCTCGGAGTCCCATGTACTCGTAGGCAGCATGGTGGGGGTTGGGGTTGCCCTCTCAGGCTTGGAAGGTGTCAACCTTCAGTCGATTGTCAACAAAGTACTCATACCGATGGTCACCTCACCGCTTGTAGCCTTCATCTTCGCCCTCCTATTCACAGCAGGGGTTATCAGACTCTCGGTCAACTCGAGTCCTGTAAGGGTCAACAGGTACTTCAGCCGCATCCAACTAGTCTCATCATTCTTCTTCTCAGTAACCCATGGGACGAACGACGCACAGAAGGTTATGGGAGTCATCACAGCCCTCCTCGTAGCCTACAAGTATCTTCCGACCTTCCACATCCCTTTAACAGTAGCCTTCGCATGCCATGCGACGATATCGGTTGGAACATTCTTTGGGGGATGGAGGATAGTCCACACGATGGCCCACAAGATAACGAGGCTCAGACCATACCAGGGAGCATGTGCCGAGACGGCGGCTGCCATCGTCCTATCAGCCACAGCGGTTGGAGGACTCCCAGTCAGCACAACCCATGCCATAAGCGGGTCGATAATGGGTGTAGGTGCGACGAGGAGACTCTCAGCTGTTAGGTGGGGTGTGGCGAGAAGCATAGTCCTAGCCTGGATACTCACAATACCATTATCAGCCACATTCTCATATCTGATATGTGAAGGCTTCATATCTTTAAGTCTGATAAAACCTTGAACTTCGATGGAAACAATTATTATCCAACGTCGACATGAAATTATTGGTTTAAGATGCCTCTGAAAGAGTTGCTGATACCCCAAGATAAGGTGTTCTTCAACCTACTCACAGAGCAGTCAAAGGTATTGATGGCTGGTGCTGAAGCCCTATATGACATGGTGATGAACTATAGCGAGATTCACGCCAAGGNNNNNNNNNNACGCCAAGGCCGCGAATATAAAGAGGATAGAGAATCAGGGCGATAGCGTCGCCCACGAGATCTATGTCAGAATGAACAGGACATTCGTAACACCCCTGGATAGGGAGGACCTCATAGGTCTAGCATCCAAGTGTGACGATGTCCTAGACGCAATAAACGGAGTCGCAAGGAGACTATTGATATTCGAGGTTGGGGCGCCCACAGAGAACATGAAGAGGTTCGTTGAGCTGATCCTTAAAGCAATAAGACAGGTAAGTATCCTGATGAGCAACATTAGGAGGGCAGATCAGAAGCTCGTCGACGGGGTCTGCGAAGAGGTTGACAGCCTGGAGAATCAGGGCGACGAACTATTACACACGTCACTCATAGACCTCTTCAGAGAAAATAAAGATGCAATCGAGATAATCAAGCTCAAGGAGGTCTATGAATGGTTCGAGATAACATTGGACAGATGTGAAGACGTAACATATGTAATCGCCGACATAGTCATGAAGAACAGATGAAAATTTTTGCAGGAAGAGGAATGAGAAGTGGAGATATATCTGATACAACATGCGAAGGCCAAGCCTAAAGACGTTGATCCACAGCAACCGTTGACAGGTGAAGGAGCCGAATCCTTCAGAAAGGTCGCTGAACATGTTGCGAGGTTGAATATTGATCTGGGTAAGATCTATCATAGTGGAAAGTTGAGGGCAGCCCAGACAGCCGAGATCCTTGCAGAAAAGACAAATAAGTCTGGAGATGTACAGGCGAGACCGGGGATGGAGCCCACAGACGATGTGAAACCCACAGCAGAATGGCTTCAGGAGCAGCAGGCCAAGGGAGTAGCTGCAGTGACAATTGTTGGGCACCTACCATTCCTTGATAAGCTTACATCCCTACTCACCTCAGGCGACGAGGATGCTGGAGTAGTCTCATTCCATAATGGTGGAGTTGTCAAACTGAAGAGCAAGAGTATAGGCCGAGGATTCTCTGTCGACTGGATAATCACACCCGAGATCTTGACCTGAAAAGAAAAACTTATTGAGCAACCATAAATTCTCGAGCATACAGAGTAAACTGCAACTCATAGATGTAAAGTTTGAATTGTAACTATTCTTTGAAAAGTCCAGTCACATAGTATCTTATATTCTTGGATGGAATTACTGTTTGAAGTGTGTATGGCTTTACGGGATAGCATCAATCTATCATGATTAATTGAGGTAAATAATGTTTGGAGGCGTTGTTTGGAATGGTTGATAGATGTGTGGATTGCGGTCGAAGGACCAGTCGAGGCTTAAAATACTGCGACTCATGCAGGAGGATACATTTCACAAGAGCCTTGAACGTAATCAGGCAGGTCAGACCTACAGCTGGTAGATCCCATAGGAAGCCTATATCCACCGATCGTAGGGAGATAAGACTATATTTCAGGGATGAGGATCCTGCCAGAGATGGTGGAATCTCAACGACGTCCGATCAAAACATACATGGGAAAGGCTCATTGCTGGTTAAACATTGAAATTTTACAGATAAACTTTCAGAATCGTATCTGAGCTAGTCCCTGACTGTTGCGATGAACTCATCTATAGGTATCGCCGGTAGACTCATCAACTGGACGGTTCCACGTGAACCTAGACGGACCGAAGCCTTCGCTACAGCCTCATTGGTCGGAGCCTCAACAATATTGACGAAGTCGTAAGGTCCCAAAACAGCATACTGATCTAGAACCTTCACACCCAGATCCTTCAACTCCTCATTGACCTCCTTTATTCTCTCAGGCTTCTCCCTGATCGTCTTCCTACCCTCACTCGTCAAGATTGATAGAACAACATATCTAGGCACGATATCACCTCCAAGAATATTTCTTGAACGTTTAGATTTCTACTTTTTGGATATGGCAATCAAAATCTTAGGGGCATGATCTCAAGAGTAGTTGCGAGAGGTCTATCACCTCAAGATTCAAACCCGCGTCCCTCGCAGCCCCACCCAACGTCAACTGGCAGTGTGGACATGACGTGACGAGTATCCCAGCCTCCGTATTCAAAGCATCCTTGAGCCTGTTTCCAGCCAGCTTCGAGGCTAACTCTGGATAGCAGTTCTGGACAAGCTCAAAACCGTTCCCGCAACACTTAGTATTCTCCCTACTCGACTCCATCTCAACGAGCCTCAACCCATCCAGACTCAATATAACCCTTCTAGGCTCATCAATAATATTCAGGAACCTTGCAAGGTAACATGGGTCTGAATATGTGACTGTGGCTCCCTGAACCCTTCCAGGTTTGAGTCTACCAGCATCGATCAAATCGGCATAGAGTTGGCTCACATGCTTAACCTCAACATTTCTGAGTCTCCTCAGGAAGTATTGGCAGTGGGGGCAGTTGGTGATAACTAACCTACCTTCAAGAACCCCCTGGAGAAGCTCACACCTCCCCTCATATACTTCAGTGTAGCCTGCAGCCCATGCAGGCGCCCCACAGCAGACACCGTCAACCACCTCAACATCTACACCAGCCTTACCCAGAGACCGCACCACAGCGTCGGCTAGCTCCCTATGTTTGATCGATGAGACGCAGCCTGGAAAGTATATGAAGTCGCT
Protein-coding regions in this window:
- a CDS encoding DUF4013 domain-containing protein — its product is MLQHISWRVEQVMDLSQNINSSMDYVRGLFTDIGRLVILIILNIIPIVNLIIIGYMAKTVKETPTSESPPRLEGYGGLWIDGLKVAVASIIYMIIPLILVILGAFSIFMPMMPRHIIGLTPISLGLGFALMIVGVILTFVIAIIMAMAIVHMVKTESFAKAFEISEILKIINMIGWGKYILWLIVMFILAIIVGAAGSIPAIGWLISLIISPIFGVFAARSAALLYVDAKGPKEVPERKFERRFCIACGSEIPPEAVYCTVCGKPQQA
- a CDS encoding secondary thiamine-phosphate synthase enzyme YjbQ gives rise to the protein MVVVTRRISVETKGEVDMIDLTDSVENAVGDSGLRNGIVTVFIPGSTGALTTIEYESGLLRDFPAALERLFPKGIGYEHERRWHDGNGHSHVRASMLGPSLTVPFINSRLTLGTWQQIVLVELDVRPRKREIIVQIVGE
- the icd gene encoding isocitrate dehydrogenase (NADP(+)); amino-acid sequence: MDASLKNRTIKVEGSRIVSVSGTLAVPDKPTIPYIEGDGIGPEVVRAALRVLDAAVEGAYGTRRRINWVEAYAGEKATKEYGESLPEETLKTIQEHVVALKGPLETPIAEGYRSLNVALRQRLDLYACVRPVKYIPSAPSRLKHPEELDLVIFRENTEDVYSGIEFEEGSEEARRLIDFLRKELKSEVRPDSALGIKPISEYATKRIVRAAIDYAIKNNRRSVTIVHKGNIMKYTEGGFMKWAYEVANTEFKDRIVTESELKPEGPYRGAAPPGKIIIKDRLADNMFQQLILRTGEYDVLVLPNLNGDYISDLAAAMAGGLGLAPGANINFETGVAVFEPTHGTAPAYANQDKVNPTSTILSGVLMLRHIGWKEAADKVEKAIARTISQRRVTYDLARQLEGVQPIGTSKFADAVIENMQVI
- a CDS encoding NAD(P)/FAD-dependent oxidoreductase, encoding MPDTYDLVVVGAGTAGCTAASKAARMGLKVCLIDCKPKVKIGEKVCGDAIGSHHFDELKIPHPKGDELDSKMVGVKIYSPDLSSVFVIDGPGVSGYMVDRYNFGQRLLKDATDSGAELVDSTLVIGPNIENNTVKGVITQSQGRRRVLKAKVTIDASGVAATIRRSLPEGFNVEREVSRRDLMVCYREVRSNVEIEQGYCHIYLNQKVARGGYFWIFPRSNGEVNVGVGVQANIENPNPKAQLYKHILNKPIFKDSKVQDAGGGTVPTRRPLDCLVGDGVMFIGDAACLVNPIHGGGIGPSMISGAIAAQVAAEALEKNDATSRGLWNYNLKYMAAYGAKQAGLDVFRIFLQSLTDEELNYGMAQKLVMEDDVLKASLEGDLNLSLTDKAGRILRNIGRLRFLLRLREVSNRMRRVKTHFLNYPSPEEFPSWREKLKTLY
- a CDS encoding type II toxin-antitoxin system VapC family toxin, whose protein sequence is MVKIIIEESGSHEAREIVSSALNSGMEVIAPDIALSESLNVLWKHCFIVKDLKSDELVAAVEDLLALWNGLKECPICSVAREVIQIASSLSITVYDSIYLAVARFYKSRLFTFDRNLEEAAWKLGISTLPG
- a CDS encoding inorganic phosphate transporter, which gives rise to MEPILLAALAVLLFFSFWNGFTDAANAIATVVATRVLSPIQAVALSAAGNFVGMFFFPTAVAVTMGEGIIRADLITAEVLIAALLGGLAWDVMTWWLGLPVSESHVLVGSMVGVGVALSGLEGVNLQSIVNKVLIPMVTSPLVAFIFALLFTAGVIRLSVNSSPVRVNRYFSRIQLVSSFFFSVTHGTNDAQKVMGVITALLVAYKYLPTFHIPLTVAFACHATISVGTFFGGWRIVHTMAHKITRLRPYQGACAETAAAIVLSATAVGGLPVSTTHAISGSIMGVGATRRLSAVRWGVARSIVLAWILTIPLSATFSYLICEGFISLSLIKP
- a CDS encoding DUF47 family protein, giving the protein AKAANIKRIENQGDSVAHEIYVRMNRTFVTPLDREDLIGLASKCDDVLDAINGVARRLLIFEVGAPTENMKRFVELILKAIRQVSILMSNIRRADQKLVDGVCEEVDSLENQGDELLHTSLIDLFRENKDAIEIIKLKEVYEWFEITLDRCEDVTYVIADIVMKNR
- the sixA gene encoding phosphohistidine phosphatase SixA → MEIYLIQHAKAKPKDVDPQQPLTGEGAESFRKVAEHVARLNIDLGKIYHSGKLRAAQTAEILAEKTNKSGDVQARPGMEPTDDVKPTAEWLQEQQAKGVAAVTIVGHLPFLDKLTSLLTSGDEDAGVVSFHNGGVVKLKSKSIGRGFSVDWIITPEILT
- a CDS encoding GYD domain-containing protein: MPRYVVLSILTSEGRKTIREKPERIKEVNEELKDLGVKVLDQYAVLGPYDFVNIVEAPTNEAVAKASVRLGSRGTVQLMSLPAIPIDEFIATVRD
- a CDS encoding (Fe-S)-binding protein; this encodes MTQQTYRFEDALFSCNRCGLCHPCSPLMQVQHLESSTARGKIRLARCYVQGEVEPSKTLIDRIYECLLCGHCSKVCPAGIKVEEVMQSTRRILASSGKTPQQVRRIVSNIELTGNIYGEAVADKPSKLNSDFIYFPGCVSSIKHRELADAVVRSLGKAGVDVEVVDGVCCGAPAWAAGYTEVYEGRCELLQGVLEGRLVITNCPHCQYFLRRLRNVEVKHVSQLYADLIDAGRLKPGRVQGATVTYSDPCYLARFLNIIDEPRRVILSLDGLRLVEMESSRENTKCCGNGFELVQNCYPELASKLAGNRLKDALNTEAGILVTSCPHCQLTLGGAARDAGLNLEVIDLSQLLLRSCP